The Punica granatum isolate Tunisia-2019 chromosome 4, ASM765513v2, whole genome shotgun sequence sequence TAAGCAAGGTACAAATATCATTAgtgaattaaattttttgactAATGAAACAAGCGATTAATCTGAGGGTTTTCAAATGACAATGTTTCATAAATGCTCGTCAACTTTTATGTATTGTGACGTAATAGACTGGCATGATGGCATGGGTGTGGCATGGCCTAGGGCCGGCACAATAAGGCTGCGCCTGGGCTAAGGTTTATCGGGCCGCCGGCCCCGCATAGAAAGATACCGTGATGGGCCGGGCCAGATGCATCGGGCCTGGCACGGCCTGATAGCCCGATgagtgaaaaggaaaaataacataataataagaaaaaaagctggaaaaaaaaaattcaagttctGCTGCGGCAGCGTCGGCCACTCACACCTCAAGCTCTCGGCTCTGCCTCCACGCCGACTATCCGACTCCTCTGCCATCTCCGACCCGACGCGACGCCTTCCGTTCCGACGCCGGTGCCGACATCACCTCTCCCTACAAGTCGGCTGCTCCTCAGTCCTCCGGAGTCCCTCCGTAGTTTCCCTGCTTGCGAGCCTCTATCCTCCGTCTCTCCCGAGGTCCGCCCGCTGCTCTGTCCTCTGTCTTTTGGCGGCCGCTGGGTGCTGCTCGTGCTTCTCTCGGCTCCCTCGGCCGTCCTCCGTCTTCTCCCCGACACTTGCTGAAAGTGTAAGAAGGTAAAGCACAAACTGCCCCTACCCCGACTGTCGTCTGTTGTTTGCTTGAAATGTCGCTGCTTTTGATCTCTGAAAGTAAAGCATTTAGATGGGTAGGTTATTCATCATCCCATTGTTCGCGCGCGGGTTCTTACAGAAGTTATTATTCATGGAATTTGTTTGATCATCTTGGTGTATGGACAGACCTATTTGAATTGAGTTCTTGGGATTGCTTTCCTCTGTATTCCTCTCAGTTTTTCGGAAAGCTAAAAAGATGAATCAATTCAAGACGTGCATTTTGGGTTTACTCGACTGGCTATTGTTTTTCCCGATTTTGTGGTTCGATGCGTGATTCCGAAGAGGAAATTTTCTGGGCATTTTCAGTTCATGTTGATTCTTTTCTTATCTGAAGCTCCCTTCTGCTGCTTATCTGCCGCTCCGCTTGCTCAGCTGCTGAGGTTATTGCCTGAATGAAGTGAAAGCGGTATTGAAAAATTCACCTTTATGGTTTTGTAATTGTAGATTTTTCTGGCTGAATTAAGAGTGGCATTAATCTGCAATTATTGCCTCATTGGGAGCAACTGCCTTGTGCCGTCACTTTGCTCCCATCCCTACACTTCGTTGTGCCTCTCAAACTGTACAGGGATTTTGCAATACTTATGAATGGCTTGGAGAGCTTTTGCAAGCAAGGTATGTCTGTCCTGTCTTAAGCTCAAAACCCTGCTTAAGCGTGAACTTGGTTTTGGTATCAATCTCATTACTTAATTAAACTTCAAGCATATTGTGTCAATCAATTTATCTCACTGGTTATTGGTGAACTTAGTTTAGATTGCTGCTATTCCTCACTATACTCTGTTTGCAACTATTTTTCACCCCTGTGCAGATGTATTGTATTCTCCTTCGAACGAAACGGCTTGAGTATGAGTTCTTTAGTTAATAAGTAGAAAGCAACTAGACTATCCTCTAACTATATGCCTGAAAGTGAATATCAACTGTTGATTCTGGAGGCCACTGGTGACCAGAAGGTTCATTTTCATTCCGAAGCTAAGGCAAATTGGGATTTATTTGTACATGGAAGTCATAAAGTAAATCTTTTTAAGACACGACAAGTTATATTATGGAAGAGATGCTAATTCTTAAACTGTGCGATATACTCTAATTAGTTCACATTGTCATGCAACCGATGCTTGACTTACTTGGATTTCGCAGGGTCTTCGGGCTAGGCATATATTATCACAAGGACATTCCACGGGACGAATATCTGCCTCTCATGTTGAACAAGTGGCAAGATCTGTCTCTGCTATAGACTCCTGTAAATCAGGTCAGCCTTGCATTATCTTGCATTTATAATACGACATCCTTAAGCGAAGTCACAAACTTTGAACAGAGTATTCCTTATTATCAATTTTCCTCTGGGACTTAGATATCAAATTATCTGTTCTTTTGGCTTTCGACACAAGCATATGAAGTTTACTTCCATTGATTAAAGTATGATTGTTGTAATTATccccaaggaaaaaaaaaaagattcttgTTCACCTGGccatatattcatattatagacATCAATTACACCTTTATTTTCTTagcttctctctctgttttaaCTGTTTTAGGCTCTAGTTTTCACTTCTTTGCATTCTTTGGTCACCTTCATGCTGGTAGCATGGGAGAATTGTCACACTTGACATTttcccaaaaacaaaaaaaaaaactataactTCTGTTGTTAGAGGGAGCACGAATACATAGTGCACAGCCTTGTGATGTTAGTTGCTTTAAGAAAATGCAGCCCCTCTGTTGACTTTAACACTTTGTTTGGATAGCATGTTATGGAAGGTTATGGAGGGGTGGGGTGGGATGGGTTATGGAGGGATGGGATGGGTGGGATATGAAGGGATTCTTTAATTCTCCATAACCTATGTTTGGATAAAGTTCATTAAAGGGTGGGCTGGGACGgtgagaaaatttagaaaagatCTTGACCattgattaattttataatgttATTTCAATGGTTGATCTTCTTATCCCTCCATAACACCCCAAATTGGTGGGATTAAAATATAAAGGTTATGAAGGGATATGGTGGGATTAGTTATCCCTCCTTAACCATCCGcctcttaaaaattttaaaagccaAACATGGGTTATTAGAATCCCTCCATAACCCATCCCTTCATAACCCTCCATGAAcctcaatccaaacaaggTATAAGAGCTTGTTTGGATTGTGGGTTAAGAGGGATTAAGGAGGGTTATTAtacaaattatataattaccCTCCATAACGCAGCCCTCCATGACCCTTGATAACCGTCAATCCAAACAAGCTGTAAAGAGAGGAAGGGGCAGACAAGGAGTACACAAAATGGAAGTTTGAATTATGTGGATGTCGTGATGATCCTATtacttaaatattttgttgcaGATCACTCTGTCATCTCAGTTCTCCAAAGGGCTGCATGTGGCAAGGTCCTGCAGGAACAGCACTCATTCCGGTAATTTGATAATTCTTTTACTAAGACAATGTTCTTCATAAGTAGCACGATCAGCTAAACTTATAAGGTTTTGAATACAGAACTTTTGGGAACTCATCAAATAATGTGGTCAGATTTAATTTTTGGAGAATTTTGTTGACGAAGGTGCTGATTAATATGAAATGCACTTACTAAGAGTGTTAAGTTGTTTACATGCAGAAACATGTAagaatcttttttctttttttttcccttattaTTTAGGTGTTTCCATACAAGTCCATGTCTGCAAGCGAGACAGAGAAGTGATGAGCCATTGGGCTTGAAAACtggcaagaaaggaaaatatgtGAAGAGGGAGACCCGGACCCAGCCGCCTGTTGAAGCTCCTTATGTGCCATCCAAGCGAAAGACATCAGCTAAAGCCTCTCAAGATAAAACAATTGACATTTTTGAAGGCATGACCATTCTGGAGCTAGCTAAGCGTACTGGAGCATCAATTTCTTCACTGCAAGATATACTCGTGAATGTTGGGGAGAAGGTTGAATCAGAGTTTGTTCCTCTCAGCATTGATATTGCCGAACTTGTCGCTATGGTATGCTTCCAACCTTGAAAAGTAGCTTCCATCTTTTCACTTGAGCATCGCATTTTTATCTGAGTAGGTATGTTGATTAATGGAGGAACAAAAAAATACGATTGGGGGCAAGAGGTGGAAATATAGGAATGGGATTGTGAAATGATAAAGCCCATTGCTAGGAGATCATTTAGATTGCTTATCTTCTACTTGTTATGGTGTCACTTTTAAACCTAATAGCAAAATCTTACCTTCAGTGGCTTTGAGTAAGATCCGATTTGTACTTCCCTTcagtttttttctctttttatgaTGATTATCACAGTTCTGAGGTGGATTCCTAGGACTTCATTTACTGTATCATGCCCATTACACTGTTGTGTTAGTAATCGCAAAGGTTGTGCATGGGATAGATATGTATTTGTAGATATGACGGACTCACTATGATGTTATTGTGGTCCCTTATTTGGATACCTTTTGCCTCATTTGTATCTGTAGGGGTTGGTATCCTATTTGATGCCTTTTCCATTTAATCTCTTCCGTATAATCCCCAAAAAAATTGTTGCAGGAAGTGGAGGTCAATGTTCGGAGACTTCACTCTAAAGAAGGTTCAGAAATCGTTCCTCGGCCTCCTGTTGTGACAGTCATGGGCCACGTCGACCATGGAAAAACTTCCCTTTTGGATGCCCTTCGTCAGACTTCTGTAGCTGCTCGAGAGGCTGGAGGCATTACACAACATGTTGGAGCCTTCGTGGTGGGGATGCCCTCTGGGGCATCAATAACATTCCTTGACACTCCAGGTCATGCCGCTTTTAGTGCAATGCGAGCGAGAGGGGCAGCAGTTACAGACATAGTTGTGTTAGTAGTTGCTGCTGATGATGGAGTCATGCCCCAGACACGAGAAGCCATGGCCCATGCAAAACTGGCCAATGTGCCTATTGTTGTTGCGATCAATAAGTGTGACAAACCAGCGGCTGATCCTGAGCGTGTCAAGCTCCAGCTCGCCTCTGAGGGGTTGCTGTTGGAGGAGATGGGTGGGGATGTTCAGGTGGTGGAGGTGTCAGCGATGGCAAAGACTGGGCTGGACAAATTGGAAGAGGCATTGCTTCTTCAGGCCGAGATCATGGACCTGAAAGCCCGTGTCGATGGGTCGGCCCAAGCTTATGTTGTGGAGGCAAGACTTGATCGGGGCCGGGGTCCATTGGCCACTGCTATAGTGAAGGCGGGCACTTTGCTGTGTGGGCAGCATGTGGTTGTGGGCTCAGAGTGGGGCCGAATAAGGGCTATCAGAGATATGGTAGGGAAGATGACTGATAGAGCGACTCCTGCAATGCCAGTTGAGATTGAAGGGCTGAGGGGGCTTCCAATGGCTGGCGAtgatattgttgttgttgaaTCAGAGGAACGCGCCAGGATGCTCAGCTCAGGGCGAAAGAGAAAGTTTGAGAAGGACAGGCTGAGGAAGATCAGTGAGGGAAGCCCAGCAACTTCAGAGACATTGTCAGAAGAAGAAGGGTTTGAGAGAGTTGAAATGTCAATAATTGTGAAAGCAGATGTACAGGGCACGGTGCAAGCTGTTACAGATGCATTGAAGAGTTTGAATAGCCCTCAGGTATGCaagatcaccatggatgcCTTTTTGTTGTCATAATACATCTCTGTCGTTGAGTGTAAGCAATTTTATAGACTTGGTATGATTTCTCAAATCGTTACTCACTCTTTTCCTCATCAACTGGACGATCAGGTTTTCGTGAATGTGGTCCACGTAGGTGTGGGGCCTATATCCCAGTCTGACATGGATCTAGCACAGGCCTGTGGTGCATGTATTGTCGGATTCAATGTAAAGAGTCCAACAAGTGCTGTTGCTCAGGCAGCAACAAGAGCAAGCATTAAGGTAATCTTAGTTAGCTTTTAGCAGTTGACGTACTGAAAATTCATGCGCAAAATTTCAATCTTTTTCGTGGCTTTGTTTCGCGCTCTGGATATCTTTTTGCCGTAAGTTTCAGAATCTGAATGACCATAAGATCTGACCGAGCTATCGGTTCAGTTTCCTGTTCTGTCTTTGCATCTGTAAATCCTTTCGTCCCGGAAATGCTTCTTCTGCCTGAGAAAGTTTCTATTTCatctaattattttattctattttgttAGATAAAAATGCACCGTGTGATCTACCATCTCTTGGAGGATATCGGCAATCTGATAGTTGAGCAGGCCCCAGGAATTGCCGAGACCCAAGTAGCAGGAGAAGCCCAGGTGCTTAACATCTTTGAACTCAAAGGACGGAGCAAATCAAAGGGAGATGACGTGCGGATTGCGGGTTGCCGAGTCATAGATGGCCATGTGGTGAAGTCTTCGACTATGAGGCTCCTGAGGAGCGGAGAGGTCATGTTTGAGGGATCCTGCATCTCACTCAAGCGAGAGAAGCAGGATGTGGACATGGTGCCGAAGGGGAACGAGTGCGGGCTCGTGATTCGAGACTGGGACGATTTTCAAGTTGGGGACGTCATCCAGTGCTTGGAGCAGGTGATAAGGAAGCCCAAGTTTATCTCCTCGGAGAGTGGGGCCGTTCGGATCGAGTGTTGACACAGCACCACGAGGTAATTTATTTGTTGTGCTGATAAGGCATTTCGTCTGATACAATGACAGAAGTGTCATTTTTTTGCAGCTCTCCGCTTAGATTTTTTCTAGCACACATATGATGGTTGACTATACTGAGCTGTGTAAATCTGTCAATTTTGGGGGACTTGGAGTTATAGAGTGTTGTCATACGAAGGGAAAAGCACTGCAATCTCTTGAATAATTCTTCGATGAACTCGGGACGCACACTGCCTCTCCAAAACGGGTGACAATTGTAATTGCCAGGGAGGTTTTTATGCAAACAAGTTTAGGAGTGGTCAATGGTATACTGAAGCAGGCGAACTGTGCAGTGCCACAGCCTCTTTTATTGAGACTTCATGTTTCGTCTCCGTCTCCGTCTACTTCTCGGACATTTCGTCCGGTTGAATTCTGCCATCGAAATCTTATGCTAGTCTTTGTTAAGTCCCAATTTCCAACATTTATGTGAAAGCACTTCATGTCCAAAGAGACGTGTTGGGCTAAGTTTTGCCAATGACAACTTCAAATTCAAATGGTCCATGTCCAATGAAGTCATgggtatgtatatatttgctttaattcttttttctgtttGTAAATGTAATATATTCTAATTGTCCCtatgcaaaataaataaagaaatagataaataaataaaatgtaatgttATTGCTGTAGGTCCATACAATTTTGACAGTCACGGTATTCTAAATCACTCGAGTTTGACTtcattattttgataattgaGTTCGAGTTCGTTCATCTTCGTTTCAAATGACCTTCGGAATGTGAGATCAGCTCAAGTTTGTCAAATATGCCTTTTGCTAAGTTCGAACCTAGAGGACGAGACTTGATCGAGCTCAACTGGAGTTGCATATCCAAATCCTGCAGAGCCGAGACTGGAACCGATAACATTGTTGCTGGAGGGAACGATCAGCCTGATGACCCCCGGGAAGACTTGCCCACTGGCGCCCTTGCCTCTTGTAAGGGCTGGTTTTAGTCTTTTAGATTTTTAACTAACATATGTACACCAACACTTCGTTCCCGGTTTATTCAATAAACACGAGT is a genomic window containing:
- the LOC116202990 gene encoding uncharacterized protein LOC116202990, with protein sequence MAWRAFASKGLRARHILSQGHSTGRISASHVEQVARSVSAIDSCKSDHSVISVLQRAACGKVLQEQHSFRCFHTSPCLQARQRSDEPLGLKTGKKGKYVKRETRTQPPVEAPYVPSKRKTSAKASQDKTIDIFEGMTILELAKRTGASISSLQDILVNVGEKVESEFVPLSIDIAELVAMEVEVNVRRLHSKEGSEIVPRPPVVTVMGHVDHGKTSLLDALRQTSVAAREAGGITQHVGAFVVGMPSGASITFLDTPGHAAFSAMRARGAAVTDIVVLVVAADDGVMPQTREAMAHAKLANVPIVVAINKCDKPAADPERVKLQLASEGLLLEEMGGDVQVVEVSAMAKTGLDKLEEALLLQAEIMDLKARVDGSAQAYVVEARLDRGRGPLATAIVKAGTLLCGQHVVVGSEWGRIRAIRDMVGKMTDRATPAMPVEIEGLRGLPMAGDDIVVVESEERARMLSSGRKRKFEKDRLRKISEGSPATSETLSEEEGFERVEMSIIVKADVQGTVQAVTDALKSLNSPQVFVNVVHVGVGPISQSDMDLAQACGACIVGFNVKSPTSAVAQAATRASIKIKMHRVIYHLLEDIGNLIVEQAPGIAETQVAGEAQVLNIFELKGRSKSKGDDVRIAGCRVIDGHVVKSSTMRLLRSGEVMFEGSCISLKREKQDVDMVPKGNECGLVIRDWDDFQVGDVIQCLEQVIRKPKFISSESGAVRIEC